The following proteins are encoded in a genomic region of Sebastes fasciatus isolate fSebFas1 chromosome 14, fSebFas1.pri, whole genome shotgun sequence:
- the ccnt2a gene encoding cyclin-T2a isoform X2 encodes MAACRGSSSRWFFSREQLDTTPSRRGGIEPDRELSYRQQAANLIQDMGQRLNVSQLTINTAIVYMHRFYMHHSFTKFHRNIISPTTLFLAAKVEEQPRKLEHVIKVAHACLNPQEPPLDTRSNAYLQQAQELVILESIVLQTLGFEITIDHPHTDVVKCSQLVRASKDLAQTSYFMATNSLHLTTFCLQYKPTVISCVCIHLACKWSNWEIPVSTDGKHWWEYVDNSVTLELLDELTHEFLQILEKTPSRLKRIRNWRATQAAKKPKGDSSQLSDNSFAGPSMLDQGDLALGSNSSFSKASAAFPVPLPGQAGDAPLALEALAGTYNPASHSEWPLSNQSQTGYPSTCIKQEPLSIPLQEPTLSLQTSSLLQHPPIFKTEKTLDFIPVKQEPKGAGGSGGGKHQPPPQSAYPPPAQPPPPQPSPAQKLSLDKYREKHAAELAVSGQKRGQEQHGGIMDCDGRGDMLSSSSSTYAPSSASQVDHRKHTQPHQTSHHGGGCTTASPMKMKVPSSSTSGQDRRHHGDKRDKGSLKLRLAVPGSGGSSQLDKPSKDELKMKIKVSSSERHSSSDEGMAANNSKSKHSSPLVSKEKQHRGADHNLHRHHKHSHPHPHTHSGNGGGGPLRGPPGLVSMDGTALAPPGSTSLSSSRKRAYPEAGHNHHPPSSFSTSCSKVSKISKGGTGAAGGLRTSQQYPPPSESPHEVGEQRH; translated from the exons atggcggcgtGCCGGGGATCCTCGTCCAGATGGTTCTTCAGCCGGGAGCAGCTCGACACCACGCCGTCACGGCGAGGCGGGATAGAGCCGGACCGGGAGCTCTCCTACCGGCAGCAGGCGGCCAACCTCATCCAGGACATGGGACAGAGACTCAACGT CTCTCAATTAACAATAAATACAGCCATTGTTTACATGCATAGATTTTATATGCACCACTCTTTCACCAAATTCCACAGGAAT ATAATATCTCCAACCACCTTGTTCTTGGCCGCAAAAGTGGAGGAGCAACCCCGGAAACTCGAACACGTGATCAAAGTTGCACACGCTTGCCTAAATCCCCAAGAACCGCCTCTAGACACAAGGAGTAAT GCATACCTCCAGCAAGCTCAAGAGCTGGTGATACTTGAATCCATAGTGCTGCAGACCCTGG GCTTTGAAATAACTATTGATCACCCACACACTGATGTGGTGAAATGTTCCCAGCTAGTGCGAG CAAGCAAGGATCTGGCACAGACTTCCTATTTCATGGCTACCAACAG TCTACACCTCACGACCTTCTGCCTCCAGTACAAGCCCACGGTGATCTCCTGCGTGTGCATCCACCTGGCGTGCAAGTGGTCCAACTGGGAGATCCCAGTTTCCACTGACGGGAAACACTGGTGGGAGTACGTGGACAACTCCGTCACCCTCGAGCTGCTTGATG AGTTGACCCACGAGTTTCTGCAGATCCTGGAGAAGACGCCCAGCCGGTTAAAGAGGATACGCAACTGGAGG GCAACACAAGCTGCCAAAAAGCCCAAGGGTGACAGCAGTCAGTTGTCTGACAACTCCTTTGCTGGGCCTTCCATGCTAGATCAAGGTGATCTAGCACTCGGCTCCAACTCCAGTTTTTCCAAAGCGAGTGCCGCCTTCCCCGTGCCCCTGCCTGGCCAGGCCGGAGATGCACCCCTGGCTCTGGAAGCTTTGGCTGGCACATACAACCCAGCTAGCCACAGCGAGTGGCCCCTGAGCAACCAGAGCCAAACGGGGTACCCTTCCACCTGTATAAAACAGGAACCCCTCAGCATCCCTCTCCAAGAGCCCACGTTGTCCTTGCAGACTTCCTCTTTGCTTCAGCATCCGCCAATATTCAAGACTGAGAAAACACTAGACTTCATCCCTGTCAAACAGGAACCAAAAGGAGCTGGTGGGAGCGGAGGGGGCAAGCATCAGCCACCACCTCAGTCTGCCTACCCCCCACCAGCTCAGCCTCCTCCACCACAACCGTCTCCAGCTCAGAAGCTGTCTCTGGACAAATACAGAGAGAAACACGCTGCAGAGCTGGCCGTGTCTGGACAGAAACGCGGCCAGGAACAGCACGGAGGAATAATGGATTGTGACGGGAGGGGGGATATGttatcttcctcctcttctacctATGCACCATCCTCTGCGAGCCAAGTAGACCATAGAAAACATACACAGCCCCACCAAACATCCCACCACGGCGGTGGGTGCACCACTGCCTCCCCAATGAAAATGAAAGTCCCCTCCTCCTCAACTTCAGGGCAAGATCGACGTCACCACGGCGACAAGCGGGACAAAGGCTCGCTTAAACTCCGCCTGGCCGTCCCCGGGTCCGGTGGCAGCTCCCAGCTGGATAAACCGAGCAAAGACGAGCTCAAGATGAAGATAAAAGTCTCGTCGTCGGAGCGCCACAGCTCGTCGGACGAAGGCATGGCGGCCAACAACAGCAAGAGCAAACATTCCAGCCCTCTGGTGAGCAAGGAGAAACAACACCGCGGAGCAGATCACAACCTCCACCGGCACCACAAGCACAGTCACCCTCATCCGCACACGCACAGCGGGAACGGCGGCGGAGGCCCGCTGCGGGGTCCTCCAGGACTGGTCAGCATGGATGGGACCGCGCTCGCTCCTCCCGGATCCACCTCCCTGTCGTCATCGCGCAAGAGGGCGTACCCCGAGGCCGGCCACAACCACCACCCTCCCTCCTCATTCTCCACCTCATGCTCCAAAGTGAGCAAAATCTCCAAGGGTGGCACTGGTGCTGCAG GTGGGCTGCGGACCTCTCAGCAGTACCCTCCTCCTAGTGAATCGCCACATGAAGTGGGAGAGCAGAGACACTGA
- the ccnt2a gene encoding cyclin-T2a isoform X1: MAACRGSSSRWFFSREQLDTTPSRRGGIEPDRELSYRQQAANLIQDMGQRLNVSQLTINTAIVYMHRFYMHHSFTKFHRNIISPTTLFLAAKVEEQPRKLEHVIKVAHACLNPQEPPLDTRSNAYLQQAQELVILESIVLQTLGFEITIDHPHTDVVKCSQLVRASKDLAQTSYFMATNSLHLTTFCLQYKPTVISCVCIHLACKWSNWEIPVSTDGKHWWEYVDNSVTLELLDELTHEFLQILEKTPSRLKRIRNWRATQAAKKPKGDSSQLSDNSFAGPSMLDQGDLALGSNSSFSKASAAFPVPLPGQAGDAPLALEALAGTYNPASHSEWPLSNQSQTGYPSTCIKQEPLSIPLQEPTLSLQTSSLLQHPPIFKTEKTLDFIPVKQEPKGAGGSGGGKHQPPPQSAYPPPAQPPPPQPSPAQKLSLDKYREKHAAELAVSGQKRGQEQHGGIMDCDGRGDMLSSSSSTYAPSSASQVDHRKHTQPHQTSHHGGGCTTASPMKMKVPSSSTSGQDRRHHGDKRDKGSLKLRLAVPGSGGSSQLDKPSKDELKMKIKVSSSERHSSSDEGMAANNSKSKHSSPLVSKEKQHRGADHNLHRHHKHSHPHPHTHSGNGGGGPLRGPPGLVSMDGTALAPPGSTSLSSSRKRAYPEAGHNHHPPSSFSTSCSKVSKISKGGTGAAGTTSFSFPFLPPCSSPVLQCVSSGLQLYG, translated from the exons atggcggcgtGCCGGGGATCCTCGTCCAGATGGTTCTTCAGCCGGGAGCAGCTCGACACCACGCCGTCACGGCGAGGCGGGATAGAGCCGGACCGGGAGCTCTCCTACCGGCAGCAGGCGGCCAACCTCATCCAGGACATGGGACAGAGACTCAACGT CTCTCAATTAACAATAAATACAGCCATTGTTTACATGCATAGATTTTATATGCACCACTCTTTCACCAAATTCCACAGGAAT ATAATATCTCCAACCACCTTGTTCTTGGCCGCAAAAGTGGAGGAGCAACCCCGGAAACTCGAACACGTGATCAAAGTTGCACACGCTTGCCTAAATCCCCAAGAACCGCCTCTAGACACAAGGAGTAAT GCATACCTCCAGCAAGCTCAAGAGCTGGTGATACTTGAATCCATAGTGCTGCAGACCCTGG GCTTTGAAATAACTATTGATCACCCACACACTGATGTGGTGAAATGTTCCCAGCTAGTGCGAG CAAGCAAGGATCTGGCACAGACTTCCTATTTCATGGCTACCAACAG TCTACACCTCACGACCTTCTGCCTCCAGTACAAGCCCACGGTGATCTCCTGCGTGTGCATCCACCTGGCGTGCAAGTGGTCCAACTGGGAGATCCCAGTTTCCACTGACGGGAAACACTGGTGGGAGTACGTGGACAACTCCGTCACCCTCGAGCTGCTTGATG AGTTGACCCACGAGTTTCTGCAGATCCTGGAGAAGACGCCCAGCCGGTTAAAGAGGATACGCAACTGGAGG GCAACACAAGCTGCCAAAAAGCCCAAGGGTGACAGCAGTCAGTTGTCTGACAACTCCTTTGCTGGGCCTTCCATGCTAGATCAAGGTGATCTAGCACTCGGCTCCAACTCCAGTTTTTCCAAAGCGAGTGCCGCCTTCCCCGTGCCCCTGCCTGGCCAGGCCGGAGATGCACCCCTGGCTCTGGAAGCTTTGGCTGGCACATACAACCCAGCTAGCCACAGCGAGTGGCCCCTGAGCAACCAGAGCCAAACGGGGTACCCTTCCACCTGTATAAAACAGGAACCCCTCAGCATCCCTCTCCAAGAGCCCACGTTGTCCTTGCAGACTTCCTCTTTGCTTCAGCATCCGCCAATATTCAAGACTGAGAAAACACTAGACTTCATCCCTGTCAAACAGGAACCAAAAGGAGCTGGTGGGAGCGGAGGGGGCAAGCATCAGCCACCACCTCAGTCTGCCTACCCCCCACCAGCTCAGCCTCCTCCACCACAACCGTCTCCAGCTCAGAAGCTGTCTCTGGACAAATACAGAGAGAAACACGCTGCAGAGCTGGCCGTGTCTGGACAGAAACGCGGCCAGGAACAGCACGGAGGAATAATGGATTGTGACGGGAGGGGGGATATGttatcttcctcctcttctacctATGCACCATCCTCTGCGAGCCAAGTAGACCATAGAAAACATACACAGCCCCACCAAACATCCCACCACGGCGGTGGGTGCACCACTGCCTCCCCAATGAAAATGAAAGTCCCCTCCTCCTCAACTTCAGGGCAAGATCGACGTCACCACGGCGACAAGCGGGACAAAGGCTCGCTTAAACTCCGCCTGGCCGTCCCCGGGTCCGGTGGCAGCTCCCAGCTGGATAAACCGAGCAAAGACGAGCTCAAGATGAAGATAAAAGTCTCGTCGTCGGAGCGCCACAGCTCGTCGGACGAAGGCATGGCGGCCAACAACAGCAAGAGCAAACATTCCAGCCCTCTGGTGAGCAAGGAGAAACAACACCGCGGAGCAGATCACAACCTCCACCGGCACCACAAGCACAGTCACCCTCATCCGCACACGCACAGCGGGAACGGCGGCGGAGGCCCGCTGCGGGGTCCTCCAGGACTGGTCAGCATGGATGGGACCGCGCTCGCTCCTCCCGGATCCACCTCCCTGTCGTCATCGCGCAAGAGGGCGTACCCCGAGGCCGGCCACAACCACCACCCTCCCTCCTCATTCTCCACCTCATGCTCCAAAGTGAGCAAAATCTCCAAGGGTGGCACTGGTGCTGCAGGTACTACATCTTTTTCTTTCCCCTTTCTTCCTCCTTGCTCCTCTCCTGTACTGCAGTGTGTCTCGTCTGGCTTGCAGCTCTATGGCtaa